A part of Tachysurus vachellii isolate PV-2020 chromosome 4, HZAU_Pvac_v1, whole genome shotgun sequence genomic DNA contains:
- the hdhd3 gene encoding haloacid dehalogenase-like hydrolase domain-containing protein 3, giving the protein MRLPIRWVLWDIKDTLLKVRQSVGEQYCNEAKRVGLNLPVVPLENAFREAYQQHSRLYPNYGVAQGMNGQLWWTSLVKSTFSQCGVQDPDLLATLANNLYYNFSGPENWEVFPDSNSTLKSCTALGLKQGVVSNFDRRLDGILQGCGLRTHFSFLLTSEDAAVAKPNPDIFAQALKKAGVPAKYVVHVGDHYINDYLTSRALGIQGYLLDRHGLQKHLDVPPQHRLQSLDELPARLLQET; this is encoded by the exons ATGCGATTGCCTATACGTTGGGTTTTATGGGATATAAAAGACACTCTTCTGAAGGTGCGCCAGTCTGTGGGAGAGCAGTACTGTAATGAGGCCAAGCGTGTTGGACTGAATTTACCAGTCGTGCCGTTAGAGAACGCATTCAGGGAAGCTTACCAGCAGCACTCACGTTTGTACCCTAACTATGGTGTTGCTCAGGGTATGAATGGCCAACTGTGGTGGACAAGTTTGGTGAAGAGCACTTTCTCCCAGTGTGGGGTGCAGGATCCTGATTTGCTTGCCACACTTGCCAATAATCTTTACTATAATTTTTCTGGTCCAGAAAACTGGGAG GTGTTCCCAGACTCAAATTCTACCCTAAAATCCTGCACTGCTCTGGGACTGAAGCAGGGGGTGGTGTCCAATTTTGACAGGCGCCTAGATGGAATCCTTCAAGGATGTGGCCTCCGAACCCATTTCTCATTTTTGCTGACTTCAGAGGATGCTGCTGTGGCAAAACCAAACCCAGATATTTTTGCCCAAGCCCTGAAAAAGGCTGGGGTGCCAGCCAAATACGTAGTCCATGTTGGGGACCACTACATAAATGACTACCTCACCTCTCGAGCATTAGGTATTCAGGGTTATCTGCTAGATAGGCATGGACTCCAGAAACATCTGGATGTTCCTCCACAGCATCGACTACAGAGCCTAGATGAGCTACCAGCCCGACTATTACAGGAAACTTAA